TGAACACCAGTATCCCAAGAGGTCTCATGATATCACCTCACTTAAAACAAGCTTCTTGACTGAGATGGATGAtactgaagaggaaaagaaaagcaacctGGTTCCTAAACTATTATGTGGGTGAGTTCTGAAGCCTGGTAGAAAACTGAGTAGAGCTGAGTATGAACAGCAAGTGAGATGGTACAATTTTGATTAGAATTCACTATAAATTAATGGCAAGGGGgaagaaaacaccaaagaatgaacaaacagtctaggagaaaggagaaatctTGCAAAAAAAATCGGCAGAAAAAGTTTCAGTGTAATGTTAACTATTCATGGACTAGCTAAAAGATAAGgatccttttaaaaaaaccagagttattttatataatagatcagagaaaaaaaacacacagaagaaagGCACAGTACTAATGAGGAATGGCAGAAGTGGTGAAAGACAAAACATCAAGATTAAATCTCTTAATGATATTAATATAACATACATTAAACAAATGTATCAGAGTTCATTCTGACCATTTGTTTCTCCTTGTTCCCCCTCAAGAAAGTAATAAATGGATAAGGGACAATCCCTTGGGAACTTACATGGTTCTGTACTGAATGCCTCTTCTAGAGTGGTAAGTTTTGCATCCAATGTAGAGAATTACTAAGACTCCAAGAGTCAGCACAATGCCACCTACAAAACTGCCCACATCAAATCTGGAGGTATTGGCTACGACAGCGTCCGGTTTTGATGTagctgaaaagaagaaaacaaaaggcacaTTTTACAGAACCTGCAAAATTGTGTTTTGAGGGACTACTCTACatcctgccccctccccccccactGATGTATCACCTAAAGACCCAATCAGACAAATTTAACACAGATCAACTGACAAGATACAAGTCAAGCACGCTGAAACCCAGGGCTCTAAGTGCCATATTCTGGTGACATGGGCACAGCTGATCCAACTGCTTGCTGTCTCTGAAAgactgctccttctcctctccacctccctttttcccctgccttttctctcccctgctctcccctccttcTACACAGGGAGTTCCTGCCCTTCATAGGCCAGTTCTAGTGTTTTTCATACCCTCCATGAGCCAATTTAACCCACTACAGTGGCCTGAAATTAACCCAAGCATAAAAGGAAGTTGCTTTTAGTCAGATGAGCCTACTGAGTCACCCTGCAAAAGGGGTCCAACAGCCACCAAGTCAGTCAGTGTAGTTACATGGTGGGAGCAGAACACTTGGTGGCAATGAGCTGTTGGGATTGCTTTACCTTGTCTCATGCAATTGTACCCTCACTGTCCCAAGTGAGATCAGCTCCACAGCCCAACACAAACACTGACACAGACAACATGACCTCAGATAAGCCAAAGCTGTTCTGCTGCTAGAACTGGTAACATCTGGTACAAACTCCCACCTAAAGACCCAGTCTGTGCCCAGTTCTATTTGTACTTGCGACATACAGAGTGTTACATGGTCAACAACAAGTTCTGCTGGTGACAGCTTCACCTACCCAGTTATGCTTCACTGACACATGAGCACTCCTGATGTGTTTAGAAGTATAAGCATGAAGTGATGGTAACACAGCCAGGTGCAAGGAAATACTGAATTCTGCACTCACTGTTTCTGTATTAACGGGCACGGTTAAACTGTATTTGACAACTTTCATATAAGGGGGACTCATGCACACTCATGCTCAATTCTCCATTAGGGTAACATTCATTACATCGGTAACAGAACTCAAGTCTTTTTACCAAGCCAGTGACATATTTTGAGATACAGGTCAGCTGTAAAAAGGAAAGTATTAGGCATGAGTTCAAATAAACTACAAAAAGGAGAGCTGAACAAACACAGAAGTTGTATTCAAAATAGTCAAAATCAAGCCCTTCTCCTTTATCTTGCTGATCTCCTTGCTGGTAGCTGCTGGACCAGACCActtgcactttttttctctccctaaATCTGTAGGTGTCTCAGGTTAAGTACATCCTTATTTAAGTAAGCAGAGTGCTCAGAGCAACATTTTTGTAGCCAGCTTAGTAATGACACCCCACTTTAGTCTGGTTTTTCAGCATGCAAAtaccttctttcttctttttgttacACTGCTGCAAAATTCACTGTTCTACAATCCATGTGAATGTGCATCCAAGCCTTTATGAGCTTCCTGAACTGTGAACTCACCTGTTACAGAAGTGGAAGAAGTCTTAGAAGTGGTCACCACTGTAATATTGCCTTGTGGCGATGTGACTGGTGAAGCTGTGGTGGCTGTTACTGTCTGGTTGCTTTTGGTGGGCTGAGTTGTCCAGATCACAGACATGGTGGTGGTGTTGGGCTGACTGGTACTGGTCAGATGAGTAGTGGTGGTGGACATACCTGGGAAATTTTTATTGGTGATaccacacagaaaaatacataatcAACTGCACACTCATTGAGTAAGACAGCATTTATCATGCCCAAATAGAACAAGAGAGTGACACTGAAAATGCCACTGCACGGTATCCAGGCTTGCATACAGACTTTCCTTTGGGAAGACCTAACTTCTGATTTCTGGGCCTCAAGGTCaagaattttttaaaggaaagactGTAAAGAAAACCTGGATAATATATCATAACTTTTAGAAGAgtcagctttttattttttggctaACACTACCCAATTCCATAGAATCATCCCTAACTTACAGTATGTTAAAATGCAATAAAGTTCTGGATCAAGAGTTAGTTCCTATGTGAAGCACCTGCTTTTTCCAACAACAAAGCTCTTCTGGTAAGAACAGATTTTGCATGAAAATGCCCCCGCCTGCCCCCCCTGCCAATTTTAGTGATGATTTaatctttcatttgcttttgaatgAAACACTAGCATTACTAGGGTTCCATATACATTAAAACTTGCCACAGagaattctgtatttatatGAAGCTTAAGGATAGAACATGATAGAAGTTCGACTGAAGTAAATGTACTGGCTTAAGTAATTTATTTAGCAGTGAGCCATCTTGCCAAGATTGAAACAAATACTGGAACGCTGTTTCACAAGTTTCATTGACATACAGTGTCTTTTACTTTACACTTTTACCTAAcacttccccttccctcctcagaAAACACTAATGAACTGTTCAGAACAAAAATACCACAATACAAAACTCAAGAATAATAGAGATTGATATTTACAGCAAAAATCCTTAGAACCTTCAGGGAAGGCAGCCAGatagaaaaataagtaattgttttaaaattgttctAAGAAGGAACTAACAAGAAACATGAGTCTGTTATGCAACTAACATTTCTCTAAGCAGACAGTAGGATGCAAATAGCTTTTATGTATGAAAGAATTCTGGAAATAAACAGCTCCTTTGCAGCAGTCTACTTCTGTATTATTTCTATAGTCTCATACAAGCTGGGCTCATTTTAAAT
This Corvus moneduloides isolate bCorMon1 chromosome 2, bCorMon1.pri, whole genome shotgun sequence DNA region includes the following protein-coding sequences:
- the TMEM123 gene encoding porimin, which produces MRFLGAASGAPWALLLLLLARGSRNEGTNSTAPFTTIPGSGLPDNSSSSIVTASSTQSTATSTGGMSTTTTHLTSTSQPNTTTMSVIWTTQPTKSNQTVTATTASPVTSPQGNITVVTTSKTSSTSVTATSKPDAVVANTSRFDVGSFVGGIVLTLGVLVILYIGCKTYHSRRGIQYRTIDEHDAII